Proteins found in one Oceaniferula flava genomic segment:
- a CDS encoding cryptochrome/photolyase family protein: MSVALLVFPNQLFENHPGFQQDPQKVYLSEDPLFFGDEQYPMAFHRQKIGLHRASMRQWFDKVTERCDAQYFDYVGGGSVLKEVVQQMLADGVTTIVAAEVVDFILEKRLRRETDRAGLELKFLPTPLFINSAEQNDEYRAGKKRWFMADFYRWQRTRLNILVENGEPVGGQWSFDEDNRKKLPKSLLPELPELPIFPPDEYREEALEYVEQHFGDRPGECGPSSYPINSAEAKQWFEDFLTHRFSKFGPYEDAIEEGENTLYHSLLTPALNIGLITPAYVVERALAFAEEHDTPIASVEGFIRQVIGWREFMRATYDDLGVTMRSTNAWKHTRPMPASFYTGETGIHPIDDTIRRVLRTGYCHHIERLMVLGGFMFLCEIDPDAIYQWFMEMFIDSYDWVMVTNVYAMSQNADGGNITTKPYFSGSNYVLKMSHYKKEAWSGVWDSLYWSWILTHADQLRKNPRWAMMVRMAEKMSGDKKQGYYQQAEAFLAKLDDSSMHSSARLP, from the coding sequence AAGACCCACTGTTCTTTGGCGACGAGCAGTATCCGATGGCCTTTCATCGGCAGAAAATAGGCCTGCACCGCGCCTCCATGCGCCAGTGGTTCGATAAGGTGACCGAACGCTGCGACGCGCAGTATTTTGATTATGTTGGTGGTGGCTCCGTGCTCAAAGAGGTCGTGCAGCAGATGCTGGCAGACGGAGTGACCACCATCGTCGCAGCGGAAGTTGTCGATTTCATACTGGAAAAACGGCTGCGACGTGAAACCGATCGTGCCGGGCTGGAGCTGAAGTTCCTCCCGACGCCGCTGTTCATCAACAGCGCGGAGCAAAACGACGAATATCGGGCCGGCAAAAAGCGCTGGTTCATGGCGGACTTTTACCGCTGGCAGCGCACCCGCCTGAACATACTCGTGGAAAACGGCGAACCCGTTGGTGGCCAGTGGAGTTTCGATGAGGACAACCGCAAGAAGCTGCCCAAATCATTGCTGCCAGAGCTCCCGGAGCTGCCGATTTTTCCTCCAGATGAGTACCGAGAGGAAGCTCTGGAATACGTCGAGCAGCACTTCGGCGATCGACCCGGCGAGTGCGGTCCATCTTCCTACCCCATCAACAGCGCCGAGGCCAAGCAATGGTTCGAGGACTTTCTCACCCATCGATTTTCCAAGTTCGGCCCCTACGAAGATGCCATCGAGGAAGGGGAAAATACGCTCTATCACAGCCTCCTCACACCAGCCTTGAACATCGGGCTGATCACGCCGGCTTACGTGGTGGAACGGGCCCTTGCATTCGCGGAGGAGCACGACACCCCTATTGCCAGCGTCGAGGGGTTCATCCGGCAGGTCATCGGCTGGCGGGAGTTTATGCGCGCCACCTATGATGATTTGGGTGTGACGATGCGCAGCACCAATGCGTGGAAACACACCCGGCCGATGCCCGCCTCGTTCTACACCGGGGAGACCGGCATCCATCCGATCGACGACACCATCCGCCGCGTGCTACGCACTGGTTACTGCCACCACATCGAGCGCCTCATGGTGCTGGGCGGTTTCATGTTTCTCTGCGAAATCGACCCTGACGCCATCTACCAGTGGTTCATGGAAATGTTCATCGATAGCTACGACTGGGTGATGGTCACCAATGTCTACGCCATGAGCCAGAATGCTGATGGCGGCAACATCACCACCAAGCCATATTTCAGTGGCTCGAACTACGTGCTGAAAATGAGCCACTACAAAAAAGAGGCATGGTCGGGCGTGTGGGACAGCCTTTACTGGTCGTGGATTCTCACCCACGCCGATCAACTCCGCAAGAACCCGCGCTGGGCGATGATGGTGCGGATGGCCGAAAAAATGAGTGGCGACAAAAAACAGGGATACTACCAGCAGGCCGAAGCCTTTCTGGCCAAGCTGGACGATTCATCCATGCACAGCTCAGCCCGCCTTCCATGA
- a CDS encoding aldo/keto reductase, giving the protein MTRRELIRTGALLGIGTAASQMATAKELEIRTTNEALMKTQGPVDASEDLPTNKPGEGKHYRPKYRMGLGGLAAGNGFNTISTDEEILEMLHEAWDLGVRHFDTSPFYGLSLSERRFGDLLRNKKREDYVLSSKVGRLLTPSAEPLPKRWHWANHSPFHYRYDYTAAGTRRSIEDSLHRMGVSSLDIVYIHDLSPQNSDMGKEWTKYYDEAVKGAIPELTKMREEGIIKGWGFGVNTPDVVYKSLDICDPDICLLALQYSIMDHKQALEKTFPILDKRDISVVVGAPLNGGFVAGRNRYNYSASIPPAMKEKFTAISAVAKKHGVDTKTAALQFAEAPSTVSAIIPGARTKEQIQQNIASMKVQIPAAFWSELKAKKLIEQNAATPA; this is encoded by the coding sequence GCTAGCCAGATGGCCACAGCGAAGGAACTGGAAATCCGCACCACCAATGAGGCATTGATGAAAACCCAAGGTCCGGTCGATGCGAGCGAAGACCTGCCCACCAACAAACCGGGTGAAGGTAAGCATTATCGCCCGAAATATCGCATGGGGCTGGGAGGCCTTGCCGCGGGCAATGGCTTCAACACCATCTCCACCGACGAGGAAATACTGGAGATGCTGCACGAGGCGTGGGACCTGGGAGTGAGACATTTCGATACCTCTCCATTCTACGGCCTCAGCCTGAGTGAGCGCCGTTTCGGAGATCTGCTGCGCAATAAGAAACGTGAAGACTACGTGCTCTCGTCGAAGGTGGGGCGACTTCTAACACCGTCCGCGGAACCTCTGCCCAAACGTTGGCACTGGGCGAATCACTCTCCCTTCCATTACCGCTACGATTACACCGCCGCAGGCACGCGCCGCTCCATCGAAGACAGCCTGCACCGCATGGGGGTCTCGTCCCTCGATATCGTCTACATCCACGATCTTTCCCCGCAAAACAGCGACATGGGCAAGGAGTGGACCAAGTATTACGATGAGGCGGTCAAGGGTGCCATCCCAGAACTCACCAAGATGCGTGAGGAAGGAATCATCAAGGGCTGGGGCTTCGGCGTCAACACGCCGGACGTGGTGTATAAGTCGCTGGATATTTGCGATCCTGATATCTGCCTGTTAGCCTTGCAGTATTCCATCATGGACCATAAGCAGGCACTGGAGAAAACCTTCCCCATTCTCGACAAGCGCGATATCTCCGTGGTGGTCGGCGCTCCCTTGAACGGCGGCTTTGTCGCGGGGAGAAATCGTTATAACTACTCCGCCAGCATCCCACCGGCGATGAAGGAAAAATTCACCGCCATCAGCGCGGTGGCGAAAAAGCATGGCGTCGATACCAAAACCGCGGCGCTCCAGTTCGCCGAAGCGCCATCGACGGTTTCTGCCATCATCCCTGGGGCTCGCACCAAGGAGCAAATTCAGCAAAACATCGCCTCCATGAAGGTGCAGATTCCCGCCGCGTTCTGGTCAGAGCTGAAGGCGAAAAAGCTGATCGAGCAAAACGCAGCAACCCCCGCGTAG